The Natribaculum luteum genome contains the following window.
CGCGGTGCGACGGTCCCGCCCGCCGTGGGGAACTCGACTCGCGGTGTCGCCACGTCGAACACCCCGATTCCGACCGCGGCCGAGCCGTCACGTCCGGCGTCGCCCGCCGGTGCGTACTGTCCCATCGAGAACTGATCGGTCGAAAGAGCCACGCCGGTTTCGATCCGCTCGACCGTCGGCCCGTCGGCGGTCGGCCGAACACCGCTCCAGAACCAGAGGTTGTACGTCCGCGTCTCACCGCTCGCCCGGGCCGGGTTCTCGTAGACTGCGAGCAGGTGGTCCGTCTCGAGTGACCCCTCGTCGACCGTCTCCGCGTACCCTCCGCCGACCAGCTCGAGTCCGTGGTCCGGTTCCGTCATCGCCGTCCCCCAGACGCCGTGCTCGCCGTAGTCGGCGATCGACTCGTCGATTCGCGCCGTCGTCTTCTCGGGCGATCGGAGCTCGCTGCCGGTCACCGAGTGCGTCTCGTCGACGACGTCGCTGGCGGCCAGCGGATTCTCGAGGCAGCCGGCGAGACCGACGACGCTGCCGGTCGCGACGACGATGGTCTGGAGGGCTCGTCTGCGGGTGCCGTTCATCGGCTCTATTTCTGGATTGCTGATAGTTAAACTATCGCAGTCGAGGATAGTCACCCAGTGTGATTCGACGACCGAACCGTCCCGCTCGAGCGGCGACAGATCGACTCGCGCCGCTCGTCTTCCTATCTAAAGGTGCCCGTTCGCCTCGAGATGATCCCCTCGCCACCTTGCACTTTCACTTTCACTCCCCTGTTAACGAGGCTTTATATGGTGTCCGGCGCAACGACCGACCATGGCAGACGTAGACCTCGAGACCCTCCCCGGCGTTGGACCGGCGACAGCAGACAAACTTCTCGACGCGGGCTTTGACTCCTTCCAGAGTCTGGCCGTCGCGTCCCCCTCCGAACTGTCGAACACCGCTGACGTCGGCGAGTCCACGGCAGCGGACATCGTCAAGGCCGCTCGCGACGCCGCCGACGTCGGCGGCTTCGAGACCGGCTCGACGGTCCTCGAGCGACGGAACAAGATCGGCAAACTCTCCTGGCACATCGACGAGGTCGACGACCTGCTCGGCGGCGGGATCGAGACCCAGTCGATCACCGAGGTGTACGGCGAGTTCGGTGCGGGCAAGTCCCAGGTCACCCACCAGATGGCCGTCAACGTCCAGCTCCCCAAGGAGGTCGGCGGGCTCCACGGCAGTGTCATCTTCGTCGACTCCGAGGACACGTTCCGCCCCGAGCGCATCGACGACATGGTCCGCGGGCTTCCCGATGAGGCGATCGAGGCCGCCCTCGAGGACCGCGAGATCGAGGGCTCGCCGGACGACGAGGAGGCGATGGGCGAACTCGTCGACGCCTTCCTCGAGAAGATCCACGTCGCGAAGGCGTTCAACTCCAACCACCAGATGTTGCTGGCGGAGAAGGCGAAGGAACTCGCGAGCGAACACGAGGACGGCGAGTATCCCGTCCGCCTGCTCTGTGTCGACTCGCTGACCGCCCACTTCCGTGCGGAGTACGTCGGCCGTGGCGAACTCGCCGACCGCCAGCAGAAGCTCAACAAGCACCTCCACGACATCGACAAGGTCGGCAACCTCTACAACGCCGCCGTCATCGTCACGAACCAGGTCGCGTCGAACCCCGATTCGTTCTTCGGCGACCCGACCCAGCCCATCGGCGGGAACATCCTGGGCCACAAGTCGACGTTCCGGATCTACCTCCGCAAGTCCAAAGGCGACAAGCGGATCGTCCGCCTCGTCGACGCGCCGAACCTCGCCGACGGCGAGGCGGTCATGCGCGTCCAGGACGAGGGGCTGAAGCCGGAGTAACCCGAGCTACGCCGTCCTCGTCGCGGCAAAGCGCGATCCGACGAAATTGGAAGCGAACCGACTGGAAACGGCCGAAACCGACGTGAACGGACCCCGCCACCGAAGCCACGCGACTCGAGCACTCCGTCCCGTCTCCGGGTCAGCGCTCGAGTGCCTCGAGTGCCGCCCGCCGGTTCTCGACGACGCCCTCGATTCGGTCTTTCTTGTCCTCCGGATCCTCGAGTCCCTCCAGCCAGTAGATCGCGCTGTAGAACGCCACCAGGCGGCCGATCTCTGCCTCCGTGAGTAGCCCGAGGTCGGCCGCTGCGGATTCGTAAATCACGGGCTCTTCGACGCGTTCAGTGACGCGCTCGTAGCTGCCGTCGGCGACGAACTCGTCTACGTACTCGTAGGCCTGCAGTTCCTCGAGGAACGCTCGCCGGAGTCGGCGGGTGGCGTCGCGTTCGCGCTTCCAGTAGAGGAGGTACGAGCCGGCTGCCGTGGCGATCGCACCGACGATCGCGCCGAGCACGAAGCCGACGGCGGTGTCGACCATACGGACGTCATGCGAGACCGACGGGTAAGCGTGTGGCCGGCGACGAAAACGCGAGCGACTTCAGCGGAAAACTAGTCTTCGGTCGTCGTCGTCTTCTCCTTGTCGAGTTCGCCGCGATAGATCTCCGCGCCGTCCTGTGCGACCTTCTCGGCCAGCACGGCGCATTTGACCCGCATCGGCGAGATGTCGACGCCGAGCATGTCGATGACGTCGTCGCGATCCATCTCGAGCAGTTCGTCGACGGTCTTGCCCGCGAGTTTCGTCGAGAGCATGCTCGCCGAGGCCTGGCTGATCGCACAACCGTCCCCGGAGAAGGCGACGTTCTCGATCGTCTCTCCGTCGTCGGCCAGACGGATGTCCATGCGAATCTCGTCGCCACACATCGGGTTCTCGCCGACGTGGCTGAACGTCGGATCCTCGAGTTCCCCGTAGTTGCGGGGGTTCTTGTAGTGGTCGAGGATCTGCTGTCGGTACATGTCCGAGCCAAGTCCCATCGTTGAACACACGTAAGGAAGTGTGCTGTAAAAGGATTCCGGGGCAAGTAGCGACACGCGTACCTGCGGACGGTCGTGCTTCGCGACGACGGTCGACAAAAATGACCAACGGTCCGGTCTCCGAAACGGCGACCAGTTACGTCGGTCGATCTCGCTCGCGTGGTCGCTGGGTAGTCGGCGAACGATCCGTCACCTCCTGGTCGACGGGCGGGTGCAGGAACACCGCGTCGGCGATCGCAGTGAGGCCGACGACGGCGGCCAGGGCGAGCGCCCAGGCCAGCGGAACACCCGCCACGTGCGCGACGACCAGCGCAACCGTGAACGCAAGCGGTACGATCCCGAGAACGAGATCGTATCGGGTCGCCGCGGTGAGAACGTCGACCAGGGTCTCGAACGGGTCCCTGTCCGTGCCGGGACGACCGATGGTTCTCTCGTGCATCGTTCTCACCTCGGCGAGGGAACGTACGACTTCCACGCTGAAGAATAACGTGTTAGATTCCACGAGAGGGGCTAATACCCCCTCTGCAGTCGCAACCGGCCGTCTCGACGGAAGTCAGGCGAACAGCGTCCGCGCGTCCTCGAGCGCCTCGACGAGCGCGTCGATCTCCTCGCGGGTGTTGTAGACGTAGAAGGACGCACGAGCCGACGCGGCGACGCCGAGTTTGTCGTGCAGCGGCTGGGTGCAGTGGTCGCCGGCGCGGATCGCGACGGCGTGGTCGTTCAGGATCGAGGTGAGGTCGTGGGCGTGGACGCCCTCGAGGTTGAAACTGACCAGGCCGCCTCGCTCTGGTCCCGGTTCGGGGCCGTAGATCTCGACGTCGTCCTCGGCGGCGAGTCGGTCGTAGGCGTACTCGGTCAGGGTCTCCTCCCTGTCGCGAACCCGCTCCATGCCGATCTCCTCGAGGTAGTCGACGGCGGCGTGGAGGCCGACCGCCTCGGCGATCGGCGGCGTCCCGGGTTCGAACTTCCAGGGAACGTCGCCCCACGTGGAGTCCTCGAAGGTGACCTTTCGGATCATGCCGCCGCCGTAGTGGTAGGGCTCGAGGGCCTCGAGGATGTCGGCTTTCCCGTACAGACAGCCGATGCCGGTCGGTCCGACCATCTTGTGACCGGAGAAGGCGTAGAAGTCGGCGTCGATTTTCTCGACGTCGACCGGCCGGGTGGGGACGGCCTGTGCGCCGTCGACGAAGATGTACGCGTCGTGGTCGTGGGCGATGTCGGCGAGTTCCGAGACGGGATTTACCGTCCCGAGGGTGTTCGAGACGTGGACGACGCTCACCATGGCGGTGTCGTCGGTGATACACTCGCGAGCGTGGTCCATGTCGAGTCGGCCGGTCTCGTCGACCCGGACGTACTTGACGTCGGCACCCGTTCGCTTCGCGATCTGCTGCCAGGTGACCAGCGAGGCGTGGTGTTCCATCTCCGTCAGCACGACCTCGTCGCCAGGGCCGAGTTCGGACAGCCCCCACGAGTACGCGATCAGGTTCTCCGATTCGGTGGTGTTCTTGGTGAAGACCATCTCCTCGCGGCCGCCGCTCGCCCCGACGAACTCGGCGACCCGGTCGTGGGCGTCCTCGTAGGCGACCGACGCTTCCTGGCTCAGGTGGTGGATGCCACGGTGGACGTTCGCGTTGTACCGCCGGTAGTAGTCGCTCATCGCCTCGACGACCGGCTCTGGCGTGTGGGTCGTCGCCGCGTTGTCGAGGTAGACCACCTGCTTGCCGTCTACCTCCCGCTCGAGGATCGGGAAGTCCGTCCGGATCCGCTCCACGTCGAGATCCTCGACGTCCTGTTGACTCATTACTGGCTAGGAAGAACCGCAGACAAAACACTCCTTCGGTCGCGGCCGTTTGGATGGGAAAGACCGGTCGACGACCGATCGCTCGCTGTTCGAGCCACACCCCTCACTGCGTGACTTCGATGACTCGCGCCCCGCAGTCGTCGCAGGTGATCGCGTAGACCTCGTGTGCCCGACAGCACGATTCGACGGTTTCCTCGCCGATCGAAATCTCCCCCTCGCAACTCGGGCATCGCTCGACGAACACCCGGAGACTGGCGACGAGCTGGCTCTGGGTCTCGAGCGGGAACGTCTCCCAGTCGGCCAGCCGCGTCTCGAGGACGTCGAACCCGGCGAGGTCGGCCAGCAACGCGGCGTCGGACTCCCAGCGGCCGGCGCGACGACCGTCGACAGTCACGAAGACGTGACTCTCCAGGTCGCGGTGTCGAACCCGCTCGGGATCGATGTCGAAACGGTCAGCGAGTTGTTCCTGTCGGTCGCCGCCTCGCAAATCGTCGATCCGCGACCGGAACTGCTCGGCGACGTCGTCGGCGAGACAGAGGTCGGTCCCGTCGACGCAGTCGGCGACGACGCCGGCCTCGAGGAGCACTCGCTCGGGATCTACGTCCTCGTCCTCGACGGCGTCGGTGGCGTCTCGCTGACGCTCTTGGGTCGCCCGCTGGTCGACGGCGGGTGAGGCGGGTGCCTTCTCGAACTTCGCCAGCAGCCACTCCGGGAAGTAGCGTTTGGTCAGCGTGGGCGTGCCGGGGACGAGGTAGCCCCGCAGGTAGATTGCGAGCAGGGAGACGAGGCCGACGACGATCCCCAGCGGCGGCGAAACGACCGCGGTGACGATCGCGAGGGCGACGGCGATCGCGACGTTGACCACCGTACACGGCGGGCACCTGTTTTCACCCGTGTACTCCGGCCGTCGAAATCGATCGATCGTGCGTGACAGTCTCGATTGCATACTGCTTGCGAGGACGCGAGCCGACAAAATTCCCGTGGTCGTTCGCGGTCGCGCGTGGCCTTGCACTGGTCCGTGACGGCTCGTCCGGCTTTCGTCCAGTCGATCGCGTTGGCGCGCTCACTTCGAGCGGAGTTCGGAGATCACCGACGGCTGTGTCCGTCGGAGTAGCAGTTCGGCGTACCGCGCCTGGAGCCACGCCAGCCCGTTGAACAGGTGCAAGACGACGATTCCCACGACGACGCCGACGATCGAGACGACCAGCGCATCCCCGAGCGAATCGGCGTAGTTCGAGATGACTTCGCCCCCGGCGACCGTGATCGTCGAGGAGACGTCGACGGCCCACTCGTCGTGCTGGTAGGCGATCTCCGGGACGACCTCGATCGGATTGAGGACGTGGATGCCGATCTGCTCGTTCTGGTAGTGAAGCGGTGCGGTCACGAGCGTGAACGTGACCGAGAGGCCGGTGACGACGACGACGAACGTCCCGATACCGATGAAGAACCTGGAAAAGAGGAAGACGAGCCCTCTCCACGGCCCGAGATCGAAGACCAGTCGCCACGCACGTTTGCGAAGGTCCTCGGGCGGTGCCGACGTCGGTATCTCTGCGTCGAGCAGGCTCGAGGCGAGCCACCGCTCGAGGGCGGTCAACTCGATCACGACGAACTGCATGGTGAGCAGCATCGGAATCCCGACGAGGAGGACGACGAGGGCGGCCGACGTGATCCCCCCTGCGACCAGGAACACGAAGTACGCGAGGCCGAGCGGGAACGCGAGCGAGAGATACAGCAGGCTGTAGTACGTCTGTTTGCGGACGACGACTCCGACGAACCAGCGACAGGTCCGGCGGAAGTCGCCTGCGAGTTCGCTTGCGCTCATTCGACCTCACCTCGCAATCTGCCGGCTGTTCGTCGCTCGAGGTGTCGGCACGCGTCCGTCTCGCGACCGTCTGTGGACGCGGCGAGGATCGCCCCTCGTTTCGCCTGGAACGGGCCGGGACCGGTTCCGGGGTGACAGTCGGCGGTCATGGTCGATCTCGAGGTCGCGATCGGTTCGGTCGCTTGAACGAGCGGACGATGGCGAGGAGTCCGAGCAGGTGACAGGCGGTGATCGAGAGCAGCACCTGCGCGTCGGTCGCCGACAGCAGCAAGTCGATCGTATACGAAAGGACGAACGGAACGGTCGTGAGGAAGACGACGCCGATGGCGAGAAATAGCATCGGCCGGCTGTCGTTGCGGACGTAGCCGCGGTAGGCCGTCCACGCGACGATCGCGCCGAGGATCGCGCTGGCTGCTCCCACGAGGAAGATCGTCGTCCACTCGTCGAACGTGGCCGTGGCTGCCACGGATCCGGCGGTAGTCCTCGCGTCGACGTTCACGACTCCCACCTCCACTTCCCTAACCTCACATTCACCTCCACTTCTGGTCTCGAGGCCGTCGGACGTCCACAGCGCCCGTGACGGCCCGCGACGACGGAGCGAATGAGGGGGATCGCACTGCCGTCGCCGTCTGCCGTCGTGGTCGTCATCGTAGTTGGGGTCATCGGTATAGTCGTGATCACGGTCGTCCGTACACCGCATAGAGAATCGCCGCGAGGCCGACGATCTCGCTGCCGGTCGCGGCGACCGTCGTCAGCAACTGGGAGGTGTCGGTCAACGTCGGTACCAGGAATCGGACGACGGTCGGAACGGCTGCGAGTAGCGTGATGCCGAGTGCGAGCCAGAGCAACGCCGGATCGCTCGCTCGTCGGTACCCACGGTAGGCCCTGTTCGCGATCCACAGCGCGACGACGAACGCGACCGCCCGGCCGAGAAGCACGAGCACGGCGGCGGTTTCCGCGCTTGTTCCCGTCTGCAGTGGTGTCCAGTCCATGGCGATCACAGATCCTCGAACAGCCGGGTGAACCGATCCGCGGGGTCTTCTTCGCGACGTCGAACCTCGAGATCCATCTCGCCGTCGGCCACTTCGATCGCCACGCGCTCGAGTCGCGTACTGTACACTTTGTAGTGATGCCCGTCCGGGTCGAGTTCCTGGTAGGACTCGACGAAGTCTCGCTCCTCGAGGCGGTCGATTCGTCGATAGATCGTCGGCGGCGACGCATCACAGCGCTCGGTAAGTCGATCGACGGACATCGGTTCGTCGCTCGCTTCGATGAGGATCGACCTGGCGTACTCGTCTTCGAGTAACGCGAGTATCTCGTCTTCCTCATCGTCTGTCATCTTCTCGTTAGTATGGACAGATAATATAAAAGCACCCACAGTTTCTCCCGGTGAAACCGTGGGTTCGGGCCATTATCGTCTCCTCTCGCGGCACTCGAACCCCCGGCTGATGACTGCGATCGGAACTGACGGACCGGAGAAACGGTCTGGCGACGTCACCGACGTCCCCGTCTCGGATCCTAGTACATCCGTAACAACTGCGCGTGACGTGTCGACCCCACCTCGAGGACGTTCGCCTCGTCGACGAAGCCCTCCCGGACGGCCAGTTCGACGGCGTCGGTACCGACGATGTTGGCGACCGTCGCCCGCGAGAGGCTGTCGACGACGACGCCGTCGTCGACCTCGTCGCCGCCGTAGAACTCCTCGGTGACGGTCAGCGAGACCTCGCCCTCCTCGAATGTCTCGCCTAAAATCTCGCTGTCACAGACGGCGACCAACAGCCCTTCTTCGGTTTCGCGCTCCTTGACGAGCATTCGGCTCATCCCTGAAGTTGCTCTCGCTGCTCGACGAGTTCTTCCTCGGCACGTTCTCGCATCTCGTTTGCCTCCTCGGCGAGCTCTTCGGCCTCGTCGTACTCGCCGAGTTCCTCCAGGATCTCGGCTTTCTCCTCGAGTACCTTCGCGTTGCGCATGCCGAGTCGGATCGTGTTGTCGATGCAGTGGAGGGCGTCCTCGACCAGACCACGCTCGGAGAGGAAGAACGCGCGGTTGAACCAGCCCTCGGCGAACCGCTCGTCGATCTCGACGGCCCGTTCGGCGTGCTCGAGTGCCTGTGCGGTCTCGCCGAACTCCCAGAGCGCGTAGGCGAGGTTCGTCTCCGCCGTCGCGGCGTGTTCGCTCGAGTCGTCGATCTGCAGCGCCTCGCGGTGTGCACCGATCGCCTCGTCCCACTCCTCGAGTTCGGCGTGGGCGACGCCCTTGTTCACCCACGCCTCCTGCTCGAGGTCGTCGGCGGCGGCGAATCGGGCGGTTCGTTCGAACGCCTCGGTCGCCTGCTCGAAGCGATTGATCTGCATGTAGTTGAGGCCGACCTCGAGCAGCTCTCCGGCGTCGACGTCGTCGAGTGCGACGTTGCGCTCGTCGAGCAAGTCGGTCACGACGCGGGAGTCGACGGGGTCGACCTTCGCGGGGTCGACGCCCAGCTCCGGCGGGTCGAGGTCGAACTCGTCGTAGGGATCGTCGAAGCCGGCACCTTCGGAGAACTGGTGCTCGTGGTCGCGATCGCCCTCTCGTTCGGTCATCGACGCGAAATTGGGCCGCGTCCCGGTTAAGGTCTGCGCTCGCGACCCGTCGGATCGCTCGAGCGGATCGCCTCTCCGATCATACGGTCTGCTGTCCCTCGTTTTCGCAGCGACCACCCGCCGGGACGCGGTCGCTGCGGGACGGACGTCCAGCGGTCCGTACAGGATAGCTTCAAGGAACCCGACGGCGAACGTCCGCTATGCGTCTATTCGTCAGCGTCGACCTGCCGCCGGAGCTGACGGAGCCGGTCGCACGGCTCCAGGAGGAGTTCGCCGACGCCAGCGGGCTGAACTTCACCGATCCCGAGCAGGTCCACGTCACCCTGAAGTTTCTCGGCGACGTTGAGGAGGCGCAACTGCCGGAGCTGACGCGCGAACTCGAGGCCGCAGTCGCCGACGCCGACGTCGACCCGTTCACCGCCAGGTTCGGCGGACTGGGCGTCTTCCCCGATCTCGAGTACATCCGCGTCCTCTGGCTCGGGGTCGAGGAGGGCAGCGAGGAGCTGACGTGCCTCTACGAGGCGATCGAGGACCGGACGACGGCGATAGGGTTCGATCCGGAGAGCCACGATTTCACGCCCCACGCCACCCTCGCGCGGATGCAACACGCCGGCGGGAAAGAGCTGGTCCAGGAGCTCGTCACCGAGCGAGCGCCGACGGTCGGCGAGACGGTCGTCGAGGAGGTTCGCCTGACCGAGAGTACCCTCACCGACGAGGGCCCGGTCTACTCGACCGTCGAGTCGTTTCCACTCGAGTGAGCCCCGCGCGCGGCGAAACCGTCGACGACGGCTCCGACGGGTCGGTGCTCGACTGAATGGACAAGATTTTAAGCCAGCGTGGGTTACGTCCGCCCACTATGGGCAAGAAGTCGAAGGCCAAGAAAAAGCGCCTGGCCAAACTCGAGAACCAGAACAGCCGCGTTCCGGCCTGGGTCATGCTCAAGACCGACATGGACACGCAGCGAAACCCCAAGCGGCGCAACTGGCGACGCAGCGACACTGACGAATAATGAGCGCAAGTGACTTCGAAGAACGGGTCGTAACGGTACCGCTTCGCGACGTCAAGGCGGGGGCGAACCACGAGGCCGCCAACCGCGCGATGACGATCGTCCGCGAACACCTCGCAAAGCACTTCGCGGTCGACGAAGACGCGATCAGACTCGACCCCTCGATCAACGAGGCCGTCTGGTCGAACGGTCGGTCCAACCCGCCACGGAAGCTCCGCGTCCGCGCGGCCCGCTTCGACGAGGAGGGCGAACCGGTCGTCGAAGCCGAGTTCGCCGAGTAACTTGCTACGCGTCTCCTTCGCCGGCTCGGCGTACGTCGGCGTCTTCGCGCGTGCTACCGACGACTACGTGCTGGTTCGCCACGACGTCGACGACGACATCGTCGCCGACCTCGAGGACGAACTCGAGGCCCCCGCCGTCTCGACGACGATCGGCGGCTCCTCGACGGTCGGCGCGCTCGCGACCGGCAACGAGAACGGGCTGCTCGTCAGCAGCCGCATCCTCGAGTACGAACGCGAGCGCCTCGAAGAGGCGGTGGACCTCCCGATCGTCGAACTGCCTGGGAGTATCAACGCCGCCGGTAACGTCGTCCTCGCGAACGACTACGGGGCGTACGTCCATCCCGACCTCCCACGGGAGGCGGTCCAGGCGGTCAAAGAGGCGCTCGAGGTCCCCGTCGAACGGGGCGACCTCGCGGGCGTCCGAACTGTCGGGACCGCGGCGGTCGCCACGAACTCGGGCGTGCTCTGTCACCCGAAGGCGACCGACGAGGAACTGGACTTCCTCGAGGACGCACTCGACGTGCGAGCCGACGTCGGCACGATAAACTACGGTGCGCCGCTGGTCGGGTCGGGACTGATCGCGAACGACGCGGGATACGTCGTCGGGGAGGACACGACGGGTCCGGAACTCGGCCGTATCGAGGACGCGCTGGGCTACCTCGAGTAGTACTGCCGGCCGACGCGCCACTCGAGTTTCTGGGACGCCATCGAACGGGAAGGGAACATTCTTCCGATTGCCCAACGGATGGGTAGACATGAATCAGTACACCGTCACCGGTCGGTTCAAGAATCGCGACGGCTACGCGGAGTTCGAGACGGCTCTCGAGGCCGAAAACGAAGACGTCGCCCGCGAGCACGTCCTCTCACAGCTCGGCAGTCGCCACGGACTCAAACGGACGCAGATCGATCTCTCGGAGGTCGAAGCACGATGAGCAGCCAGCAAGAACTCCAGGCACTCTCCCAGCAGCTCCAGGAGATCCAGGGCCAGATCGAAGAACTCGAGGAAACGGTCGAAGCTATCCGTAAAGAACAAAGCGAGGTCGACGAGGCGATCGAAGCGATCGAGACTCTCGAGAGCGGGTCGGTCGTCCAGGTTCCGCTCGGCGGCGGTGCGTACCTCCGTGCGGAAGTCGAGGACATCGACGAAGTGATCGTCGAACTCGGTGCCGACTACGCCGCCGAGTTCGACGAGGACGACGCCGTCGACGCACTCGAGAACAAGAAGGATCGACTCGACGACCGAATCGAGGACGTGACCGAGGAGATTTCGGAACTCGAAGCCGAGAGCGCCCAGCTCGAACAGCAGGCCCAGCAGCTCCAGCAGCAGGCGATGCAACAGCAGATGCAGCAGATGCAGGGCCAGGGCCAGGGTCCGGGTCAGCAGGACTCCGACGAGTAAGGCCCCATGTTCGACAGTCTGAAGGAGAAACTCGGGAGCTTCCGCAAAGACGTCGAGGAGACGGCCGAGGAGAAAGCCGAACCCGTCGACGACGAAGAACTCGAGGAGGAGGAACTCGAAGCGGAGGCAGAACTCGAGGAGGAGTCGCTCGAGCCGGCGACGGAAGCCGACGAAGACGCCGTCGAGTCCACTGCAGAACCCGCCGAAGATGTCGGGGAATCCACCGACGCCGACGAGCCCACGGCAGAACCCGACGAGGACCCGTCGGCAGGCGAGGTCGTTGCGGCCGCAGAACGGGCGGACTCCGAAGAAGACGAGGGGGAAGCCGAGGAGAACAACTCCACTGGCTTCGGTCGCAAGGCGAAGTCGCTCGTCCGCGGGAAGTTCGTCATCGAGGAAGAGGACCTCGAGGGGCCGCTGCACGAACTCGAGCTCGCCTTGCTCTCGAGCGACGTCGAGATGTCCGTCTCCGAGGAGATCATCGACAACATCCGCGACGAACTGGTCGGCGAGACCCGGAAGTTCACCACGTCGACGGGCGACGTCGTCGAGGAGGCGCTTCGCGACGCCATTCTCGACGTGATCAGCGTCGGCCAGTTCGACTTCGACGAGCGCGTGGCGATCGAGGACAAACCACTGGTAATCGTCTTTACCGGTGTCAACGGCGTCGGCAAGACGACGTCGATCGCGAAGCTGTCGCAGTATCTCGAGGAACGTGGCTACTCGACCGTGATGGCAAACGGCGACACCTACCGTGCGGGGGCCAACGAACAGATCCGCGAACACGCGGAGGCACTCGACACGAAACTGATCGCCCACGAACAGGGCGGCGACCCCGCCGCGGTGCTGTACGACGCCGTCGAGTACGCCGAGGCCAACGACGTCGACGTCGTCCTCGGCGATACGGCGGGTCGACTCCACACGAACGAAGGGCTGATGGACCAACTCGAGAAGATCGGCCGCGTGGTCGACCCCGACATGACGCTGTTCGTCGACGAAGCGGTGGCGGGCCAGGACGCTGTCAACCGCGCCCGTGAGTTCGACGACGCCATCGCGATCGACGGTGCGATCCTCACGAAAGCCGACGCCGACTCCAACGGTGGCGCGGCGATCTCGATCGCCCACGTCACTGGCAAACCCATCCTCTTTCTCGGCGTCGGCCAGGAGTACGACGACATAGAGCAGTTCGATCCCGAGCAGATGGCGGATCGATTGCTCGAGACCGACGAGGAGTAACGCGCTCGACCTGCGATCCGTTTTCTCGCTCCCGTCGCTCGCTCGGTCACTCGTACCGATAGCTGTGAGTCTGTCCCGACGCAACCGCGAACCGGCTTGCGGTTGCGTCGGCAACCACTCTCATTATCACTTGCCTATCGAGGACGAATCTGTCTCGCGTTCTCCCGCAGAGTATTTTCCAATATTAGCAATACTATGCGGTGGGTTGGACGGCCATCATTCGCCGTACACCCGTCAAAACAGCTCGTCAGAATCGTATTGGTCTCGACCACTGTCTCAGGAAGTCCGATTCGAGATCGAGATCGCTACGCTTATGGCGTCGTGTTTGTATTGTACAATTACCCCAATTCACAACACGGGTACGAACCATGAGCAAGGAATTCGACATCGCAGATTCGCTCGACGTAAAGGGTGCAAGTTGTCCGATGCCGGTCGTCCGGACGAAGCAGGCGATCGACGACCTGGCAGCAGACGAGGTCCTCGAGGTCGTCGCGACCGACTCCGGGAGCATGAGCGACATCGAGGGCTGGGCCGACGGCACAGACG
Protein-coding sequences here:
- the sufU gene encoding Fe-S cluster assembly sulfur transfer protein SufU is translated as MGLGSDMYRQQILDHYKNPRNYGELEDPTFSHVGENPMCGDEIRMDIRLADDGETIENVAFSGDGCAISQASASMLSTKLAGKTVDELLEMDRDDVIDMLGVDISPMRVKCAVLAEKVAQDGAEIYRGELDKEKTTTTED
- a CDS encoding DUF7521 family protein, with the protein product MNVDARTTAGSVAATATFDEWTTIFLVGAASAILGAIVAWTAYRGYVRNDSRPMLFLAIGVVFLTTVPFVLSYTIDLLLSATDAQVLLSITACHLLGLLAIVRSFKRPNRSRPRDRP
- a CDS encoding DUF424 domain-containing protein, whose protein sequence is MLVKERETEEGLLVAVCDSEILGETFEEGEVSLTVTEEFYGGDEVDDGVVVDSLSRATVANIVGTDAVELAVREGFVDEANVLEVGSTRHAQLLRMY
- a CDS encoding ArsR/SmtB family transcription factor, with protein sequence MTDDEEDEILALLEDEYARSILIEASDEPMSVDRLTERCDASPPTIYRRIDRLEERDFVESYQELDPDGHHYKVYSTRLERVAIEVADGEMDLEVRRREEDPADRFTRLFEDL
- a CDS encoding DUF7521 family protein; this translates as MDWTPLQTGTSAETAAVLVLLGRAVAFVVALWIANRAYRGYRRASDPALLWLALGITLLAAVPTVVRFLVPTLTDTSQLLTTVAATGSEIVGLAAILYAVYGRP
- a CDS encoding tetratricopeptide repeat protein, with amino-acid sequence MTEREGDRDHEHQFSEGAGFDDPYDEFDLDPPELGVDPAKVDPVDSRVVTDLLDERNVALDDVDAGELLEVGLNYMQINRFEQATEAFERTARFAAADDLEQEAWVNKGVAHAELEEWDEAIGAHREALQIDDSSEHAATAETNLAYALWEFGETAQALEHAERAVEIDERFAEGWFNRAFFLSERGLVEDALHCIDNTIRLGMRNAKVLEEKAEILEELGEYDEAEELAEEANEMRERAEEELVEQREQLQG
- a CDS encoding sensor domain-containing protein gives rise to the protein MSASELAGDFRRTCRWFVGVVVRKQTYYSLLYLSLAFPLGLAYFVFLVAGGITSAALVVLLVGIPMLLTMQFVVIELTALERWLASSLLDAEIPTSAPPEDLRKRAWRLVFDLGPWRGLVFLFSRFFIGIGTFVVVVTGLSVTFTLVTAPLHYQNEQIGIHVLNPIEVVPEIAYQHDEWAVDVSSTITVAGGEVISNYADSLGDALVVSIVGVVVGIVVLHLFNGLAWLQARYAELLLRRTQPSVISELRSK
- a CDS encoding aminotransferase class V-fold PLP-dependent enzyme; protein product: MSQQDVEDLDVERIRTDFPILEREVDGKQVVYLDNAATTHTPEPVVEAMSDYYRRYNANVHRGIHHLSQEASVAYEDAHDRVAEFVGASGGREEMVFTKNTTESENLIAYSWGLSELGPGDEVVLTEMEHHASLVTWQQIAKRTGADVKYVRVDETGRLDMDHARECITDDTAMVSVVHVSNTLGTVNPVSELADIAHDHDAYIFVDGAQAVPTRPVDVEKIDADFYAFSGHKMVGPTGIGCLYGKADILEALEPYHYGGGMIRKVTFEDSTWGDVPWKFEPGTPPIAEAVGLHAAVDYLEEIGMERVRDREETLTEYAYDRLAAEDDVEIYGPEPGPERGGLVSFNLEGVHAHDLTSILNDHAVAIRAGDHCTQPLHDKLGVAASARASFYVYNTREEIDALVEALEDARTLFA
- the radA gene encoding DNA repair and recombination protein RadA, which codes for MADVDLETLPGVGPATADKLLDAGFDSFQSLAVASPSELSNTADVGESTAADIVKAARDAADVGGFETGSTVLERRNKIGKLSWHIDEVDDLLGGGIETQSITEVYGEFGAGKSQVTHQMAVNVQLPKEVGGLHGSVIFVDSEDTFRPERIDDMVRGLPDEAIEAALEDREIEGSPDDEEAMGELVDAFLEKIHVAKAFNSNHQMLLAEKAKELASEHEDGEYPVRLLCVDSLTAHFRAEYVGRGELADRQQKLNKHLHDIDKVGNLYNAAVIVTNQVASNPDSFFGDPTQPIGGNILGHKSTFRIYLRKSKGDKRIVRLVDAPNLADGEAVMRVQDEGLKPE